From one Micromonospora siamensis genomic stretch:
- a CDS encoding CDP-diacylglycerol diphosphatase, translating to MDRRHFVRLSGAAGAGLLGLVGAGRALADGGLDDGGQGHDLPPPDLGAPGAGSCPTPSALCGRPSDSGPRYELWERVQVCTGAASPPPFVDCLSVTSTYVVLRGFPTNTHNYLLVPTCRVSGIECPWIATTAAPNYWLDAWNNAQAGQPGHVVYPTIGLGINSVAARQQDQLHIHLAGIHSGIQTQLNQYDSTITNDPTRWRNQFVPILGVSASAAVSPYRTYRVLRVATLNTNLFTLLRDYVVRPTGAAMGDQILAVTPRLVGSGGFYVLNSQLALPNPAGLPIGTATVDFLLAYA from the coding sequence GTGGACAGGCGGCACTTCGTCCGGCTCTCCGGGGCGGCCGGCGCGGGGCTGCTGGGCCTGGTGGGGGCGGGCCGGGCGCTGGCCGACGGAGGGCTGGACGACGGCGGGCAGGGCCACGACCTTCCCCCGCCGGACCTCGGCGCCCCAGGCGCCGGATCCTGCCCGACCCCCTCCGCGCTGTGCGGCAGGCCCAGCGACAGTGGCCCTCGGTACGAGCTGTGGGAGCGGGTGCAGGTCTGCACGGGTGCCGCGTCTCCGCCACCGTTCGTCGACTGCCTGTCGGTGACCTCCACCTACGTCGTGTTGCGCGGCTTTCCCACCAACACCCACAACTACCTGCTGGTCCCGACCTGCCGGGTCAGCGGCATCGAGTGCCCGTGGATCGCCACCACGGCGGCGCCGAACTACTGGCTGGACGCGTGGAACAACGCGCAGGCCGGCCAACCGGGGCATGTGGTCTACCCGACCATCGGCCTGGGGATCAACTCGGTCGCCGCCCGGCAGCAGGACCAGCTCCACATCCACCTGGCCGGCATCCACTCGGGCATCCAGACGCAGCTCAACCAGTACGACAGCACGATCACCAACGACCCGACCAGATGGCGGAACCAGTTCGTCCCGATCCTGGGTGTGTCGGCCTCGGCGGCGGTCTCCCCCTACCGGACCTACCGGGTGCTGCGCGTAGCGACCCTCAACACGAACCTCTTCACGCTGCTGCGCGACTACGTGGTGCGGCCGACCGGGGCGGCGATGGGCGACCAGATCCTGGCGGTGACCCCCCGGCTGGTCGGTAGCGGCGGGTTCTACGTCCTGAACAGCCAGCTCGCCCTGCCCAACCCGGCGGGTCTGCCCATCGGCACGGCCACGGTCGACTTCCTGCTCGCGTACGCGTGA
- a CDS encoding RNA polymerase sigma factor, which produces MTAVRQEPDPPPTDDDLAQRFRAGDDMALREAYDRYGRAVLHLATSTLVNRSDAEDVTQATFVAAWLGRDTFDPDKGSLIGWLLGIGRRKVIDRIRAAARETRVVETVRQLPEPVSTGPDPDAVVDRLVVADELARLPEDQRRMLELAFYDDLTHQQIATVTGVPLGTVKSHIRRGMASLKRRWEVDGAAPGPRAAGLSGAR; this is translated from the coding sequence GTGACGGCGGTACGGCAGGAACCTGATCCGCCGCCGACGGACGACGATCTGGCCCAGCGGTTCCGGGCCGGCGACGACATGGCGCTGCGCGAGGCGTACGACCGGTACGGCCGCGCGGTGCTCCACCTGGCCACCAGCACACTGGTCAACCGCAGCGACGCGGAGGACGTCACCCAGGCCACCTTCGTGGCGGCCTGGCTCGGGCGGGACACCTTCGACCCCGACAAGGGATCACTGATCGGGTGGCTGCTCGGGATCGGCCGGCGCAAGGTGATCGACCGGATCCGCGCCGCGGCCCGGGAGACCCGGGTGGTGGAGACGGTCCGGCAGCTGCCCGAGCCGGTCTCCACCGGGCCGGACCCGGACGCCGTGGTCGACCGCCTGGTGGTCGCCGACGAGCTGGCCCGGCTCCCGGAGGACCAACGCCGGATGCTGGAGCTGGCCTTCTACGACGACCTGACACACCAGCAGATAGCCACCGTGACAGGGGTGCCGCTGGGCACGGTGAAGAGTCACATCCGGCGCGGCATGGCGAGTCTGAAACGCAGATGGGAGGTGGACGGTGCAGCACCTGGACCACGAGCGGCTGGTCTTTCTGGCGCTCGGTGA
- a CDS encoding cysteine desulfurase family protein, translating into MAYLDHAATTPMLDEALEAYVATSREVGNASSLHAAGRRARRRVEESRERVAAALGARPSEVIFTGGGTESDNLAVKGIFWARRGDDPGRRRVVSSAVEHHAVLDAVDWLVGHEGAEVGWLPVDAAGRLDPEALRAELAAHGDRVAVVTAMWANNEVGTVQPVTALAAVAAEHGVPFHTDAIQAVGQVPVDFAASGVSALTVTGHKLGGPTGVGALLLGRDVAATPLLHGGGQERDVRSGTLDTAGIVAFAVAVETVVKGQQEYAARVAALRDDLVRRVREAVPEVVFNGAPADRLPGNAHFSFPGCEGDALLLLLDAQGIACSTGSACSAGVAQPSHVLLAMGADDDRARSSLRFSLGHTSTPAEVDALIAALPAAVDRARRAAALRTPR; encoded by the coding sequence ATGGCATACCTGGATCACGCGGCGACGACTCCGATGCTCGACGAGGCACTGGAGGCGTACGTCGCCACGTCGCGCGAGGTCGGCAACGCGTCGTCCCTGCACGCGGCCGGCCGGCGGGCCCGCCGGCGGGTGGAGGAGTCCCGCGAGCGGGTGGCCGCCGCGCTGGGCGCCCGCCCCTCCGAGGTGATCTTCACCGGCGGCGGCACGGAGAGCGACAACCTCGCCGTCAAGGGCATCTTCTGGGCCCGGCGCGGCGACGATCCCGGGCGGCGACGGGTGGTCTCCAGCGCGGTCGAGCACCACGCCGTGCTCGACGCGGTGGACTGGCTCGTCGGCCACGAGGGCGCCGAGGTGGGCTGGCTGCCGGTGGACGCCGCCGGCCGGCTCGACCCGGAGGCGCTGCGGGCGGAACTCGCCGCCCACGGCGACCGGGTGGCAGTGGTCACCGCGATGTGGGCGAACAACGAGGTCGGCACCGTGCAACCGGTCACCGCGCTGGCGGCGGTCGCCGCCGAGCACGGGGTGCCGTTCCACACCGACGCGATCCAGGCCGTCGGTCAGGTTCCCGTCGACTTCGCCGCCAGCGGCGTGTCGGCGCTCACCGTCACCGGGCACAAGCTCGGCGGGCCCACCGGCGTCGGCGCGCTGCTGCTCGGCCGGGACGTCGCGGCCACGCCGCTGCTGCACGGCGGCGGCCAGGAACGCGACGTCCGTTCCGGCACGCTGGACACCGCCGGCATCGTGGCCTTCGCCGTCGCCGTGGAGACGGTGGTCAAGGGCCAGCAGGAGTACGCCGCCCGGGTGGCCGCCCTCCGCGACGACCTGGTGCGCCGGGTCCGGGAGGCGGTGCCCGAGGTGGTCTTCAACGGAGCCCCGGCCGACCGGCTGCCCGGTAACGCCCACTTCTCGTTCCCCGGCTGCGAGGGGGACGCCCTGCTGCTCCTGCTCGACGCCCAGGGCATCGCCTGCTCCACCGGCTCGGCCTGCTCCGCGGGGGTGGCTCAGCCGTCGCACGTGCTGCTGGCGATGGGCGCCGACGACGACCGGGCCCGTTCGTCGCTGCGCTTCTCGCTCGGCCACACCAGCACCCCCGCCGAGGTGGACGCCCTCATCGCCGCCCTCCCGGCCGCCGTCGACCGCGCCCGCCGCGCCGCCGCCCTCCGTACCCCCCGCTAG
- a CDS encoding class F sortase, with protein sequence MTMRHRGALAAMAAGAAALTVATVVACGSGPAENVGADEVTALAGATGTPAPSATASAAGAGTSSVPISEGTLPAGGATVPPARLVIPAIDVTATVKPVGVNARTNEFEVPPSVDVIGWYRYGPGLEADAGSVVIAGHVDSADQGKGAFFRLRELDRGDTLTATGTDGKPRAYRVVAREEYVKSKIPLDKYFARDGKPRLTLITCGGPFDPATRHYRDNIVVTAVPA encoded by the coding sequence GTGACGATGCGGCACCGCGGGGCGCTGGCGGCGATGGCCGCCGGCGCCGCCGCGCTGACCGTGGCGACCGTCGTGGCCTGCGGGTCGGGCCCGGCAGAGAACGTGGGCGCCGACGAGGTGACCGCCCTGGCCGGTGCCACCGGCACGCCGGCCCCCAGCGCCACCGCGTCGGCGGCCGGGGCGGGGACGTCGTCCGTGCCGATCAGCGAGGGCACCCTGCCCGCGGGCGGCGCCACCGTCCCACCCGCCCGACTGGTCATCCCGGCGATCGACGTCACCGCCACGGTGAAGCCGGTCGGGGTCAACGCGCGGACCAACGAGTTCGAGGTGCCGCCCAGTGTCGACGTGATCGGCTGGTACCGGTACGGCCCCGGGCTGGAGGCCGACGCCGGATCGGTGGTGATCGCCGGGCACGTGGACAGCGCCGACCAGGGCAAGGGGGCGTTCTTCCGGCTCCGGGAGCTGGACCGCGGGGACACCCTCACCGCCACCGGCACCGACGGGAAGCCCCGGGCGTACCGGGTGGTGGCCCGGGAGGAGTACGTCAAGTCCAAGATCCCGCTGGACAAGTACTTCGCCCGGGACGGCAAGCCGCGGCTCACGCTGATCACCTGTGGCGGCCCGTTCGACCCGGCCACCCGGCACTACCGCGACAACATCGTGGTGACCGCGGTGCCGGCCTGA
- a CDS encoding DUF4397 domain-containing protein, with translation MQLSNFRRVAAGGAAAALTFAGVGAATATPAFAASSKVSVVHGIPDTPVDVYVNGKKTLNNFKPGTVAGPLTLPEGEYDITLTKPGEAIDKAILKVDDAEVPGGANISLAAHLSADGKPEITPFVNDTSKVGAGKARLIVRHTAAAPAVDVRAGGKPVFENLTNPKEAKADVDAGTVKADVVLAGTDTVAIGPADLDLKEGTATIVYAIGSAKDKNLGVVAQTITGLHSAPHGVPSGTGGQAGTGVDAWWYALAGAGVLLLVGGGARVATARTGRK, from the coding sequence ATGCAGCTCTCGAACTTCCGTCGGGTCGCCGCGGGTGGCGCGGCCGCCGCCCTGACCTTCGCCGGCGTCGGCGCGGCCACCGCCACTCCCGCCTTCGCCGCCTCGTCCAAGGTCTCCGTCGTGCACGGCATCCCGGACACCCCGGTCGACGTCTACGTCAACGGCAAGAAGACGCTCAACAACTTCAAGCCCGGCACGGTGGCCGGCCCGCTGACCCTCCCCGAGGGCGAGTACGACATCACGCTGACCAAGCCGGGCGAGGCGATCGACAAGGCGATCCTCAAGGTCGACGACGCCGAGGTGCCGGGCGGGGCGAACATCAGCCTCGCCGCCCACCTGAGCGCCGACGGCAAGCCGGAGATCACCCCGTTCGTCAACGACACCAGCAAGGTCGGCGCGGGCAAGGCCCGGCTGATCGTCCGGCACACCGCCGCCGCCCCGGCGGTGGACGTGCGGGCCGGCGGCAAGCCCGTCTTCGAGAACCTCACCAACCCGAAGGAGGCCAAGGCCGACGTCGACGCCGGCACCGTCAAGGCGGACGTGGTGCTCGCCGGCACCGACACCGTCGCGATCGGCCCGGCCGACCTCGACCTGAAGGAGGGCACCGCCACCATCGTCTACGCCATCGGCTCCGCCAAGGACAAGAACCTCGGCGTGGTCGCGCAGACCATCACCGGCCTGCACTCGGCCCCGCACGGCGTGCCCAGCGGCACCGGCGGCCAGGCCGGCACCGGCGTGGACGCCTGGTGGTACGCGCTGGCCGGCGCCGGCGTGCTGCTGCTGGTCGGCGGCGGGGCGCGGGTGGCCACCGCCCGCACCGGACGCAAGTGA